In one window of Candidatus Paceibacter sp. DNA:
- a CDS encoding rod shape-determining protein MreC, with protein sequence MTKTYLQDKGRKKNRKAKVWAYLLIAVIVSGVYLDSVRWALVKTVSTVSYPFVFAGKTVSSKLGFVSYPFKSKGEMLREIEYLESRNAELESQLLLAETFREENEELKSFLGQTNNREYILGSVVFRPPQSPYDVIIVDAGSENGVAVGMRAVAYSNIMVGSVAEVLPKTSKIRLISFTGQETGVLIGDSGVPATAAGIGGGNMEIRIPSSVSASTSDKIITGGSFPLLVGAAEKIEADDLSPFKRILFRVPVNLNEIKSIMLEK encoded by the coding sequence ATGACGAAGACTTACCTCCAAGATAAAGGCCGGAAGAAAAACAGAAAAGCGAAAGTCTGGGCGTATTTGCTTATTGCCGTCATCGTCTCCGGCGTTTATCTGGACAGCGTCAGATGGGCGCTGGTAAAAACTGTTTCAACCGTTTCCTACCCTTTTGTTTTTGCCGGAAAGACGGTTTCGTCCAAACTGGGTTTTGTTTCTTACCCTTTTAAAAGTAAAGGAGAGATGTTGAGAGAAATTGAATACTTGGAAAGCAGAAACGCCGAACTGGAAAGCCAGTTGCTTTTGGCCGAGACTTTTCGCGAAGAAAACGAAGAGTTGAAGTCTTTTCTTGGCCAGACGAATAACAGAGAATACATCCTCGGTTCCGTCGTTTTCCGCCCGCCGCAATCTCCTTACGATGTTATAATAGTTGACGCCGGTTCGGAAAACGGCGTAGCTGTCGGCATGAGAGCCGTGGCTTACTCCAATATTATGGTGGGCAGCGTCGCGGAAGTATTGCCTAAAACAAGCAAAATCCGGCTCATTTCTTTTACCGGGCAGGAAACCGGAGTGCTGATAGGCGATTCCGGCGTTCCGGCCACGGCCGCAGGCATCGGCGGCGGCAATATGGAAATAAGAATACCCAGCTCCGTTTCAGCCAGCACCAGCGACAAAATAATTACCGGCGGTTCGTTTCCTCTTCTGGTCGGAGCGGCGGAAAAAATCGAGGCCGACGACCTTAGTCCGTTCAAAAGAATACTTTTCCGCGTGCCGGTAAATCTCAACGAAATTAAAAGCATAATGTTGGAAAAATAA